A segment of the Juglans regia cultivar Chandler chromosome 15, Walnut 2.0, whole genome shotgun sequence genome:
TGGTACAATCACACCAAAGTTTAAGCGaatcttcacaagcttcaaaaattgaattataaaatcagGAATACATAACTCACAAGAACTCCTTCCTCAACCCCACAATCCAGAATCACTCCACAACCCCACCACCAcaacccccccacccccccccaaaaaaaaaaaactggtagCTTAGATTCTAAACAAACAATATATCCTAATGGAGGAAGTAAAGTTAAACAGAAAACTACAATATTGCCTACGTGTTATGATTCAATTAGCATATCTCTGCCACAAAGTGTACCTAATGGATGTCTGTGGAGGACTGGGCCACTAAAAAGCGAGGTGGTGATACAGATTGGGAGGGATTTAGTCTGGTAGAACACAAaattaagagaagaaaaaagaccCCTTTCCTTTTCAACTTTCCAATTATGGTTGATGCAGAAATAAAAAGATTCCTGCTCCATGTTCTTCAAAAGATACATTGCTTTTAGTCATATACATGAGACCATCTTGGGCCCACAGATTGTTCACTTCAATCTATCGAATCCCAATGTCTAAGATTGCAAGCAACCATCCTCTAAAGTAATCATTCTTGTGAAACTTCTTAAGCAATTAGAAGTTATATAGTAGTTGGGTGGATCAGCAAGTACACATCCTTCTAAGCGGCAAGCCCTTTTAGTAATTGACATGTAACTGAAAAGCACACAGATCAGCTCCAACTGactaaaattataattcaaaaaaaatgtttaattttgtttaataatgtTACAAGCCTCCTCTCATAGTAACTTTTAcaacaataattacaaaacttttaaCTTTGGTCATTGTCAACCAGTATGGTTGGAGTCAAAAACGTTATAATtgcaacatttttaaatttttatatcttattgtGATGCCTAAActaccaaaatatattttgtcatgCTCAGAAGTTTTCCACATATGTGCTAGCATGTATGGATAAGGGCACATACATATCCACGCATGTCACATGCAAATGGGCAAATGGCAGCTTTACTTGACATTGATGGAAGGTCGTATTCGGGGCTTAGTTCGTATGGATAAATTGGGTATTCTTTATATTTgacatttatgtaattttttagttgtgttggtaGTTGTAAGTATAGTTGTTCCTCCACCTCGGTGAGGGATTCTTAATAATAAGAGGCCTGACctcagcattttttttttttttaaatggcagCTTTACTGAAATGTTGCAGTTTCTTGAGAAACCCTTGTCACAGCCTAGTTTAGAATACCTCActgctatttattattttattattacttctcactactattcaatattctattactttttcattactattcacagaatatttaaaaatacttcactaCCCAACGCAACCTAAATCATCTCTCtacctttttttattaagaaaaaaaattttaaagaactGCATAATGTGTAGCCGTTAAAGGTAAAAATATCTTAAAGCTCTCATCTATCTAGATcttttaaatccaaaccaccTTCTCACAGATGATGTTTAGCGTAAAGCTGAAAGAAAATAAGGGTAACTTTGGAAGGTCATCATCTTCCTGTCAAGCTTTCTAGGGCGCGCTTGTATGCCTGGATGCAAAATGATTTTCTCTGTTATATATCAAATTCCTGTCTAGAATGTTTTGCACATTAACATGGTTGTGGTTGTGATTGCAGAGACATTTATGTTTGGGCAATGAcaaaagagaactgctacagatacaaaaaaattacacaaaataaacccacaaactgatgtgatttcatGAAATCCGAGATCtacattataataaaaataactttacaatctgacctaccatatcaaatcatatcagtttataggtttacttttatataatcaatcCCTTTGTAGCTAAAGTATTTTCCATGTCAAAAAAGATGGTTCATGAATAATGGTTTTGTGTAATGGAAATGGAAAGAGACCTGGTAGATTTGGTTTCCAAATGTCCCGTATAATTGTGACGCCTTGTACGTACCTAAGGCTAAGGGATAAAAGAGCCATAGGAGTCTTGATTTTAAAGTCATTACCCGCACAACGCAAGGGCCAAAGTTTAGATAGGTAAAATGCGAAATCAACCAGACACAACAAACTCTGACCCTGCCTTTAAGGAAGATGTGCACAGAGCGTTTGGGCTTTAGTAGATGTAGGCTCATAAATTGCCAAAAAGATCACACCATAATAACTCCTGAAATACTGAATGCTTGGATGTGTTTAAAAACTTCGCTTTATGGTTTGTTAAGCATAATATCTATACTCATTGAATTATTCTCAACCTTGATAGCTTATGAGCAAATATCAGCAGTATGGTCAcaattcctttttattttattttatttttggttattagCACTGGCATAgatttctctatatgcatatgaaaaatcacatcttttgaagattgattttgtatattaagaaaactctcacattggattatgtatctttgaaccaaataataataaaatattttttttttcttcctaaaattattttttcttgatctGCTTTAAATAAGCAATTATCAACCCGTTCGGTCCTCTTTGGTTTCTTTGTTTGCATTGATGTTGAGAGAGATAAatggtaggagagagaaaaaacagtaaaataatatttggagaGTAAACAATGTTTCTTCAAATATTtcctcaaatttgaagaaacattgttaatttgaagaaatattgttcataattatgcaaaattttgaagatgcataatccaatgcagaCCAATTTGAGGAGATGTTATGCAAATATGACGATGAATATAAAGATGCATAAGCCATTACCAATACTCAGTATTTTTTGTTTAAGCTTGCAGACGCATCTTAATGGGAATGGCACCATAGACGATTCCAAATCGCATAAAAGAACGTAAGATCGGGCAAGAAAATTCAATGTAACGGCTGTCatccaaatgaaaatattacaaatagaGCTCATATTAcataatcatatacaaaatatcaaatcttacaGCATTCCTTGTCTTCCATGCCTTGAGAAATCCAAAATGATAAGACGGGAAGACTGAAAAGAttaagagaaggaagaaaaatactAGTACATACTAAATCAAATAGTGTTCGTCCCTTACATAAGAGGCTTTGATACCTGATAGAAACACCACACTGTTCTGTAATTTGTCTTCATGAAGTTCAAACCAGTGATTACAGATTACAGAGTTGTCTCAGGATGCCACTTTATGCTGCATCCAACACTGTCACATATATAGGAAAAAGATCACTTTAACCATGTAATTATGTCCTATAAGGCTATAAGGGCTTTATAGATGTTAAAAAAAGTGTATAGAGGAGAAGATACCTAGGTTTCTGAACTGATGGGATTGGTTGGCTGCTGAGAACACAATCTATCGCCCTGCTCAAGTCCCTAGTCACAGTATTAGTGAAGCGAGTTAGCTACCCTTGTCATATGGATGGCAGCAGATGTGCAATGTTCATTCAAATTAAGCTAAAGACAAACGGGATTAACCTTCCACTAACAGGTACATTATTACTGGGTCGGGAATCATCAAATTGACCATGATATACCAGTTCAAATGGCCTCCGACCATCCTGTGTTTAATTGACAAAAGTACCACCATGTTAGATATGTCACCCAAAATACAAGCATTGTTGGATCATGCAGGTGGGTTTCAAAGCAAATGACATGAGCCTGAGCTTCTTTGAGCCAGGTCTAACATGAGATACCACACTTAAAAATGGAAGTAACTTTTACAGGTTGTTACCACCTTTTTAAATAGGAAAAACTCTGGTGTGCAAACTGCTCCAAATTCTCGTGCAACATCCTGTGACTGCAATTGAACATACAAAGCTAAATATATGGCACAAGCAAGAAGTTATGCTCCCATCCATATCATTTCTAAGGACGGTTATCAAGtacttaaaactaaaattacaaattaatatcaaaataaaaggaaaaatgacgAACTGGGGCAAAGGAGGACCAAAATCAACcgattatttttctcattttaatagaattaaataaaaaaataggttaGATTATAGTAAACAAAGAAGCTCAATTACACTAGAGACttctttataaaagaaattagttGGCAAGAGAGGGTGACCATGATAGAGtccttttttattatcttttcctctttcttcaGCGTCACCATTTTGGGTCATTTCTTTACAATATGACTTAAAACTCATAACTGTTACATCATCCAACAAATTGAAGGGAAATATTTTTCACCATGCCCATAATAAATAAGTCCCCGCCTATCATAATCATGTGTGCCAAATACCAAAGTGGACCACTTTTTCAATCAATAAAAGCTATTCACATTCCTTCCCTCAAAACATTACCTCATCCTCCACCCATTATTTATATAGGGATATTTATTCTGTCCAAAGActattgaaaaaatatcaaaaagaTAAAATGTTAGTAGCCACTGGTAACTTCCAATCTTTAGTTACAGAGACCTGTAACTAAACCTATAATTTGGAGAACTACGTGCATGGTGAAGCTTCTGATCTCCAATAAACCTGATATTACCCAGCATTCTAGACAGAGGATGAGTACTCCGACAGCTCAACAGATTACATGGGTGAAACACTAGCACCAATTCCTATTTGATAGTGGCTCTATTGTGCATGAACAAGAATGTAGCAGTTTGACAAAATGAAAGCCGACTACTATGAAGATAAAAACATATGACCACATAGGCTTTTGCATATGTGAGTGCTTACACACTTCACCAAAAATAAGAATCAGGGTGAGAGTGACATAGTATACCTCATCATATAAATATGGGAAAGGATAGTTAAGTAGCTTAGCTTCTTCTGCCATGAATTGTGGTCCATCCTGTGAGGAGCAGTTTATGTTACAATAGCTTCAATACAGATCGAATTCCTAATTATGGAGTTATTAGAACCTGTGGGTGAGTAGCTATAGAATTTGAAGATATTGCAACCACTGCAAGTCCTTTCTGCAGCAAGATACAATAGCATGTGAATAAGTTACTCAAGTTCCAAAGTGCAACAGGAAATGGAAGAAAGCATATTGGGAGGAGATATTTTCAGATACCTTCATGTAAAAATTGGTCAGCTTCACAATAGCTTTCTTCAAGTGTTTAACAAATGGGCAGTGGTTGCAAACAAACATAACCTGCATTACAACTCTGATAGAATGAATTTTATCATTGCTCATATTATTCTACAAAGAGAGAAAAGGCACTTTACTGCAAGTCTAGTTTGGCAAAAATATCATTATAGAAACTCCCTAGCAAAGGAATAGCCATAGTTGTGGTAATGGTCATGCTTTAAGGGTCCCGGGAGATGAGATAGTCATAACATATGGGCATATGTCacatattattacaaatttcacGACTGGTTTTCTCCATCATAAGAACCTGCCTAATTTATGGGCATGTAGGCCACAATAAAGGTTGAATGAAACTCAGCCCGAATGGTAGGTACTATTGATCCTTTATGGGAAATTAACATTAACTTCTCATATATAATTCAGTCAATTGTAAAAAAATCCCATTGGATCAAACCCTCAAGAGTTGGCTCTTCTTAAGTTTCACAAGAAGCAATCATATCCTATGTTTTCCTTAGATTCTGCAGTTAACCATAGGCCAATCTGAAACTTCGGCCTCATTAGAATCCAAGCCCACATATGATTCTTATTTTTGACGCAACATTGTAAACtcaattatgaaaagttaaattcaacTGCAATTAAATGATGGGTTAGGTAAAATACCAAGAGATAATCCAAAATGTTCTTCACTTAACctttataaaattataggatctagagaatttttttttttttttttgggggggggggaatgaAGTGGATTATTAAATTTGCAAACCTgctgaggaaagaaaaaagcaaCTATTCAACTGTCAAGAGACGTTTAGTAGGACTCACCAAATTTAAGCTCCTCAAATACCTGACTCTAACCAATTACTCTTTGTTTGAGGTTCCTCGTGTTTATAACAATGTTAAGTGAACACCAAGGATCAAGAATATCCAATACatttgtatacgtcctgtgtagttgggctatgccttttgcAACTATTTAATAATATCTTCAATTACTCATGACAAAAAAGAATTCACCAACAATATTCCAGATAATCAACGTAAAAAGGGCTATCTATACTAGCAACACGAAAAGAAAATGTCttttaaaggggaaaaaaaaaaataatgggaaAATTTACCAGCAAAGCAGGATATGGTTCAAAATCTTCTAATTTCCACACTTTCCCAGTAAGTGGCTCTGGAAGCTACACCAACCGAAAACAAGGAATGATTAAATTGCAACCCAATTTGGAGAAGACCAAAATGACCTGGTACAAATACGACAATAGCCGAAAGGAAAAACCTCAAAATGGGGAGCTTTGGAACCTAAGGAGGTCCCTTTGGACTCAGTTCTAGCAGCTCGAACTACAAGCTTTCTTGCTAGTAGAGTGGTCCCGAGATGCATCGGGGTAAAACCCATTTTAGAGGAGGAGTATGTCGGTCTAAGTCGGGTGGTGAACGGTGCTAATAAGCGCGGTAGATGCACTAACCGTGCACCCACCGACGACACCACAACGGTCGAGGCCATGGTTGATGACTGAAGTGTCTGCGCCTTCTGTTTCTACCAGATACTGATAAGGATATAAGCGTAATTAAGTGGAAGGATTGAGGGTAGTTTTGCAATTTCGTGTCTAGCAGGAGGCCCAAGAGGCCGGTTTAGTTTATAGACAGATTGAATGATGGGCCCAATTACCAGATGCTATAGCCTATAAATGTATGGGCCTAtagaaatgcttttttttttttttcgttttcatttAACTAGAAAATACTATAGTCGGTGGCCGGCAGTGGCGGTGGCGGCCACGGGTGGTGGCAGTGGTAACTTAGCTCACCTAATCAAAGGTTGAACGTATATGTTGATATCTTCTGAAAGAAAAAAGctttttttgctctttataactattttaagaGACTAATTATACTTTTAACTAATTACTTGGCCTCTCTTTAcaagtataaaaagaaaaaacaaattaaattgacaGCAGTATAGAGCCAATATTTTAGTAAGTGGGAAATGGTGCAAGATGCTTCATTTTctgaccaaaaaataaaataaaaagaaaccctagatgTCCTTCAATGTTTTAAGTAGGGGTATAAATTCGGATGCAAATTCAGGTAACCGGTTATACTCGAATTTGCATCTGGCTTTATAATGTGATCTGGGCACTCGTCTGGATTAACCAGTTATAATTTGGGTGGgtgatttattataaaaatatggatGCCCGGTTATCCGGGTTATAACCGGATACTCGAAGTTGTcaaaaaaatcatcttaaaGAGGTGGGATATTAACACAAAATGATAGTATTTTGAAGatcaaaatgacgtcgttttatgattttatctataaataaattttttatttttaaatatgaaaccTGGTTAAAGATCTAGGTATTAATTTGGAACTCACATTATGTAACAATATTTGCATTTGGATAAAGACGGGTACTAGATCCGGATATTAGCCCAAATAAAATTAGGATAGATAAATGAATCTAATTTTCTAGATTCAGAACCAGATCGAAAAAATCTAGCCCAATGCGGAGTCTAGCCTGTTTGAAATTTGGActgagttgagtttagtttaattttaaattgaatacaatatctaaacacataactctcaaatcactaaactcaacTCTTCTTTATACGTGAaccccacaatttttttcaactcaacacatttttatacacaggactcacaacttttttcaacttctcataaatacatcttaactcatcttaacatccaaacacatctaaactcatattaggtgagctccacaaaactcactccaccatctcaacttactactatttataaaaaactcaattcatcttaactcgactcaacatctaaacgggATCCTAATTTTAAGGTCCcgaaaattgaaataaacttgAGAGTTGTATCCCATAACAAATATATGtaactaccaaaaaaaaaagtcaagctacatggaaaggaaaaatgagtacAGGACTCTATGATTAACTTATATTAATGGTAGTTATAAGTATGTAGACTCATTgaggtattatatatattgataggGAAGTAAGTAAGTActggatatatttttataatcctAGCTGCATGCAACATATCCAGTACGTCATGAGAGTCATgccttacaaaatataatatgaataaaacatgatatatatatatatatatatatatatgtcttgcaaaattattttgatgatcaTCTCTGATAAATGCATGCCATactaaaaaatacatacaactAGCAGGAAACTCGATAATTAAGGTATGCATGCATCATTGATCATGTAAGCATATACTAGGACAGATTAACTACCATGCTTTTAATTGGAATCTACAACTAACGAATTAAAGTcatgattttgtttttcctcGATCGGCAAAATGATCAATGGAATTAGTGCATGGAAGAAGAATAAGGGAGacatttcatatttcatatacatgtgcatgcatgcatgccctaGAAACCatgcatgtatttatatttatatatatagcccccaaatttttttaaaatttcaaaatgctccctaaattttacttataattctataaatatagagaaTAACCcccaaagaaaattataattctcATATGCTCTCtaacattttctaaaatttcaatatacatagaaatgcctctctccaaatttttttttttctatagtcccaaaattttatataatttccatatattatctattttcaaagaTGTTGCCTCactaaaagtaatttaaaaagagtttaagagaaataataaatttactaatGAATATGGATcccaaagttttttattatataatattacgcttcttaatatagaatccaaattaaaaatataagaaaaatcatttaaggttgatgatgatctaaacttcattgagcaagaaaaaatttatttaaggtgatctcaattatatcattatatgttTAATGCGGAAcaaaaatatctagattttacataagacttttttttttatggaagatTTTATATAAGACTTAATTATAACAAGCTTACACACTAAAATGAATTAAAGATGATCTCCTAAAAGATTAATTGATAGtttctatgaaaaaaataaattctaaatatttaattacaaaaataataatggatgaatatcATTCTATGAAACATTatctttacatacatatatatctgaaacatatattaattcattttttggacATCAAAAAAACTTGCAAcggtttaatttatttttaagttttgtcaAGAAATTAACAAGCTGAGTCCGGGACCTATGTTTCATGCATAAGCTAGGCACCCTACGCCGCTCTCCTCTAGTACTTCGCTGgatattaggaaaaaaaaaatacaccacgTACGCTCGACCTTAGGATTTTTCCAACCTTGGTGCACGGCAAACCAAAAGATCAAAATCTGCCAATTACATATATAGAGAGGAGCTCTGTTGagtaataatttcatattagctgtggacaaggtcttgggtatgtttataagtaattaacaatcctctcttgtagaatcagttttatgagatgagttagacccattaatttcttcatagtatcagagcctgccacaaaACAAATGGGAGTCCACACTATTTACTCCGTGACAAGgatcaaaaaaaatactgaccTGCACGTGAGTGAGGGTGTTGAGTAATAATTCCACATTagctgtggacaaggtcttgggcatgtttataagcaatgaacaatcctctcttgtacaatcggttttatgagataaatTAGGCTCATTAATTTCTTCACTCTCTggattttgtttgtattttggagttaaatgattattttaaatggcAGGCGCTAGATCAGGTATATTGATAGTTGGGAGATCAGGTACTGTTTAATTTATAAGACACTAATCAAGCATGAGTTATAAGATATACTTTTGTAGCGGTTTCTACTTATATAAACGTTCTCTTTTGGAAGCATGTTATAGTACCcatcaatcttcttcttcttcttcttcttcctccttgtACTCTGGAAATCAATGCTGTGAAAGATCctcttttgtaatatataattcaCAAAAAATGTGTTTACATACGTGCATATGTACATGATATGTCCAtacatacatgatatatatgttcAAACATTATAACGAGCTGCTTCATCAGCTGGCCTTTGCAGCATGGACATGGCCAACATGATTATGATAAATATTCCCTCATGATCAAGTTGCAATGAAAAAAAGTGTGATCGATAGGAGCAAAGAGAGACAATGATGTAATTAATTTGCCGGCAAtcttgttaatttttaattatatgacgACCCATGTCAAAGAATATATGTTTACAATATAGAAATGCAATTGTAGGAGAGCCGATTACTCCAAGGTCAAATCTAAGGTCGCCATCAATGGCATATagaataaaaagaacaaaagagaaAGACACTCATCAATGCAAATTCTAAAGGCTTCCGATctttttgcaaaaaataaaaattagaaaaaaaacaaagagaattcCTGATCTCCCTCTACCTTGTTACATTTATAGAGTCTGCAGGAGATGCAAGCccaagaagagggagagaaagaagatATAGAGGTTGAAATGAAGAGGAGAAGAGAGATGGAGAAGGGGACAGAGATCCTGAGATATGCCATTGAAGAGCTCTCTCTGATTGTCAAACTTAAACCTGGTGATAATCATGTTGCTTCAGCTGCTGCTCCTCACATCCCCACAAAGCCTTTTCTTTATGTCTGCAACTTGGTTATTCAAGTTCTTGGTttggtcctctc
Coding sequences within it:
- the LOC109012163 gene encoding uncharacterized protein LOC109012163 isoform X2, coding for MQVMFVCNHCPFVKHLKKAIVKLTNFYMKKGLAVVAISSNSIATHPQDGPQFMAEEAKLLNYPFPYLYDESQDVAREFGAVCTPEFFLFKKDGRRPFELVYHGQFDDSRPSNNVPVSGRDLSRAIDCVLSSQPIPSVQKPSVGCSIKWHPETTL
- the LOC109012163 gene encoding uncharacterized protein LOC109012163 isoform X1 — its product is MASTVVVSSVGARLVHLPRLLAPFTTRLRPTYSSSKMGFTPMHLGTTLLARKLVVRAARTESKGTSLGSKAPHFELPEPLTGKVWKLEDFEPYPALLVMFVCNHCPFVKHLKKAIVKLTNFYMKKGLAVVAISSNSIATHPQDGPQFMAEEAKLLNYPFPYLYDESQDVAREFGAVCTPEFFLFKKDGRRPFELVYHGQFDDSRPSNNVPVSGRDLSRAIDCVLSSQPIPSVQKPSVGCSIKWHPETTL